A single region of the Sorex araneus isolate mSorAra2 chromosome 7, mSorAra2.pri, whole genome shotgun sequence genome encodes:
- the LOC129406509 gene encoding ral guanine nucleotide dissociation stimulator-like — MSGSWPEGSAEWLCCVPVQPMLGCILVHFSGSGLQVHLRKELLLTALIRAQDIAPAPAVVPEPPEELGLPPRDAPEPEPLEASAAAAAQWAELEDAGPGDTHDASSWAAASRASEAADGPEPSCPGSRPLEEPGNEQVSVSTFPARLVAEQLTLMDKELFLELVPNHCRGDLSSIRNKPGYEHVCPTVRAIESQYYTVAACVLTTCLSELSPPARARMLEYWILVAQVEPEEAEGPAQTGPET; from the exons atgtcggggtcctggcctgagggctctgctgagtggctgtgctgtgtccccgtGCAACCGATGCTAGGCTGCATTCTGGTGCATTTTtctggctctggcctccaagtTCATCTGAGGAAGGAACTTCTCCTGACCGCACTGATCAGGGCTCAgg acattgctccagccccagcagttgtcccagaaccacctgaggagctgggcctgcctccgCGGGATGCCCCAGAGCCGGAGCCTCTCGAAGCCTCAGCTGCGGCCGCAGCACAATGGGCAGAGCTGGAGGACGCCGGGCCCGGAGACACGCATGATGCCAGCTCGTGGGCAGCTGCCAGCCGGGCCAGCGAGGCAGCTGACGGCCCTGAGCCTTCCTGCCCCGGCAGCAGGCCCTTGGAGGAGCCGGGGAACGAGCAGGTCTCCGTCAGCAcgttccctgcccggctggtggccgagcagctgacactcatggacaag GAGCTGTTCCTGGAGCTGGTGCCAAACCACTGTCGGGGGGACCTCTCATCTATCAGGAACAAGCCGGGCTACGAGCATGTGTGCCCCACTGTGCGGGCCATCGAGAGCCAGTACTACACTGTGGCCGCCTGTGTCCTTACCACCTGCCTCTCGGAACTGAGCCCCCCCGCGCGGGCACGGATGCTGGAGtactggatcctggtggcccAG GTGGAGCCGGAGGAAGCTGAAGGCCCTGCGCAGACAGGCCCGGAAACATAG